The sequence GGTGGGTGGACAGTAAAAGGCACAGGCAGAAGCCAAGGCTAAAAAGACAGAGAAGATGTCTCCACGACAGGGTCGCTGGAAATCCACCCCAGCAGAGGAGCCTCATATTTCTGGGTGCTGGTAGGGGACAGAGACCTGGTGCCATTCAACACACAGATGCAGAATCCCAGCCATCACCTCCATCACACTGCATCAGGGGAAAGCACAAGCCTTTCTGAGTCTGAGCCCTGCAGGCTCTGCCAGGCTGCTTGTACGCTGCCACATCTCGGGGTTTCTGCAAGACCTGGTCCCGAGGTGGAAGACAGTCCAGAAACAAACTGGGAGAACTGGATCTCCATCTCCCACCCAGTGCTTTTGCACCACCATCCTTCCTCCACAGGGCATGGACAAAGGCTTCCCAGTGCAACAGGACCAGCTACAGTGACTGCCCTGATCACACTTCAGATTGGTTTCACAATGGTGTTTAAACCAGGCAGGGCTTCACCCACAGGGAAGAGGGTTTTAGCATCCACCATATGCTGTGGCCAAACCCCAGGTGCCCCAGGTCAACTCTACCCCAGATGGACACTGGCCCTGAAGACAATGATGAAAATGAGCTCATCCAACAGGGATACCCTGCTGATGGTCCTGCTCTGCACCTCGCACTGAGCATGCTGGTGCCACCAAGCTGTGGATGCGTGAGAGCATCTCCTGTCCTCTCTGGGTAGCCAGTTTGGGGGCAGGGTGCCCACTTTTTGCAGACAGGAGGCTGAGGATTAGAGGGGAGAGGTCCCAGAAGTCCCTCTGTCTCAGGTTTCCCCACCATCCCTTCCCCACCACCAACATCAAGGACAACAGAGAAGTGATCAGCCACCTGCAAGCACTGTCCCAGAGCAAAGGATTAAATTTACAGGGACCCACCTCTCCCAGAAATTTGCCACAGGTCAGACACCCCCTCCCTTAGGGCTACATCACCAAACACTGACAGGGGCATCAGAGGAGCAGTGCAACACCACCAAGCCAGACTGTCCCCCTTGTCCAGCCACCCAAATTCCCCCAAGCAGAGACAAGTGAAGCAGAGCGGGCAGTTGGGAGAGCTGGACTGGGAAGGTGAAGCCATGGGCTACAAGAATGTCACATCGTCCTGAGACTGGAGCCAGCGCCAGTGGGCATCATACTCCAGGTGCAGTTTGCTGTTGAGTTTGCAGTTCTCAAAGTCAGGCTCGGCTTTCCGAGCCTTCCCACCCGggttccccttccccagcctctccccagacCCCGATGGAAATTTGGTGTCTCTGCCTGGTTCCTGAGAGGAGGGCTGCTGGCCCAAATACCCGTTGGCCACCTGGGGCTCTTTAGCAAACCGGTGATCCTGGGGCACCCCAGGTGGGGAGAGGTCCACGTGAGGCCACTCGTGCTCCGCTTTGCCCTTCTCTTGCTTTGCAAGACCCCTCTCAGTGTCGATCCTGACCCAATCCTGCTCTGCCTTGACCAGGGCTCTGCCCGGTGTGGATGCAGCAGCAATTTCAGCAGCGTTTTGGGAATACTCATCCATGTCATCGGCCAATGTGTCCAGGTAGCTACCAACGGAGATACTGTCCAGCTTGTCGTTTGGGTCCTGAAGGCTGTCCCAGCTGCCCCGCCGCGAGGCTGCCTGGCTCTCCACCAGGCTGTActggctgctggccaggctgcTGCACCGGCTGGTCAGCGtgctcctctcctccagcagccaCTTCACCGCCTCGATGCCCTCGTTCAccaccaccagctgctgcaggatcTTCACGTCCACTGCTCGCAGGTAGGCCTGGCAGGGAGACAGAGAGTGCAGGGCTTTTGAGGGGACCAAGGTGACCCTGGTGGCTGAGGGCCCTGagtcccagcccagcctggcagagTGTCACTATGGTGGCCACAGGTCTCCTGAGCTGCCTGATGAACAGCACTTACGTCACTGTCTCCTACAGGGACAGGGGTAAGCAAGGAACTAGAGGCACTGGGTGCAGATCTGAGCCCAGAGCATCCCCCAAGCCCTGCGAGgcagctggcagggcaggagggaccaGGCAGGAATGTGGAGGGACATTGCTCAGATCTGGCTGGACCATCAGCACCTCCTTGGGCTGTTTCTGCTGGGTCCCTTCATGCATTTATTTCCCCCTTCTAGGGTCTGATCCAAGCCTGGTGACAGTGTGACACAGCATGATTTGGAGCCTGAGACCCAAATCACTCCCAGAACAGGGGAGGATGGTGTGGGGGACAGGCACTGCTGATCACACCACTCGCTTTGCCGACTCCTGCCCCTCTGAGTCTGGGAGAAGCTCTTTGCAAGACTTCAGTTGCTgcagaaacatctgttttcctAACGGAAAGCCCCACATGCCAAGACATTCCTGTCTGTGTGATACTGGCCGCCGAAAGCCACTGGATTTCCCCTGCTCAGGACGCAAATATTTTGCCAGGAAAGGGAATAAAGtggtggcagggggagagggagggaaaccTATTTCAAGACAGGTACAGGCAGCCTGAGAGTGGTGGATGCCCACGGGCTCATTCACAAACACACAGCATGCCCATTCCCAGCAAGCTGCAATGGAAATCCACACGGTCCCCCGGGATCATTTGTAAGCACAGCGCCCCGTCCCCAGCATCCGGTACCCTCAGTCACCCGCCCGCCCACGGGTGACCGGCCCGTCTCTCGAGACCCCTGTCTCCGGTCCCACAGCAAGAGCAGCAACAAAAGCATCTGAGGAAGGAGCCTGGGAAAACCCCAGCCAGGGTTTGGCACGTGATGCCTCTCAATCCAGAGGACACAAAAAAAGGGGCAAAGATTCGTAGAGAACTGACACCAACCCCTCATTCCCTCCCCACACTCCTCAAGctggatttaaataaaaaatagcagcAATATGCCCAGACTGGGGCAGGAGCCAGCTTTGAAGTGCAGAAACTTCCTTTCTAGGCAAGTTATTTCAAAAACTGCCTACAATGGACTTTTCTGCACGCGTTGCTAAAGCATCTGGCCTTGGCAGGGAGAAGACGTGGGAGGAAGAAGTCTGGGAACCCCTGATGGGGGGGTTCCCCATTTTTCTCTGCCTCGTGCAACTGTGGCTGTCAGAGATGCCAGGGGAGCCACCCTGAGAGCAGAGGGTGGGAAATTGCACCCTGCTTTCTATGCTGTTTGCTGAAAAGAGTCAACTTTGGATTTGCTGCTACTTCAGATCAGCCTGACCCCCGCCATTGcactccaaaaaaacccctctccagCAAATCAAGGTTAGCATGGGAGCAGACCTAGGTCCCGCTGCTCCCTATATTCCTCCAGATGTGGTAATGGGTGCACCACACCTACCCCGTACCTATCCCAAAGCCCTCATGGTGCTCCCAGCACGTGCCCACCAGCATCCGGACCCAGGACAGCAGCAGCGTCCAGAGGGGAGGGAGCCAACAGCGGTCCTGAGTGCGTGGCAGGGGGCAGAGGAGACCAGCCTGGATCCCTGCTCCAGGCTGTGACaccctgcactgctgctgtgcctcagtttcacTGTACATCCTGCAGCACTGTCCTCCTCCACATCCAGAAATGTCCCCCCTCTCTTTCAAAAGGGACCCTATGGGCCGGCGGTGCAGGGGGGACCATCATGCTCTTCCCCACACTCTCTAGGGACAGGCAGAGGGGGGAGAGCATCTCTCAGGGGGGATATGGTCCCGCTTCCCTCCCTCTGGCAGGCACCATCTCCCTTCGAGACATCTAGCCCCAGGGATAAAACATCCTCCTTGGACCAGGTGAGAGTGGGAATTTGCCATCTTCTCCTCCCACTGCCCAGTCCTAGGTCAGCTTCTCCTTTGAGCACTGGGTTTGCAggtccctgctggggcagggtggggaTGGGACATGGACAGATTTTGGTTCCTGTTCAtggggatggggagatggggggagcCCCATGCTGGGCTTTGGGCACCCAGGTGCCATTCCCAGGCTGTTGACCTGGGTCCCTGCTTCTTCACCGGCCGGTGAGAAGAGCcagggcagagaaaggaaaagcccTTCGGAGCTGCAGTTCATAATGTGCGGCCAAAGCCAGGCCTTGCGGAACGCGGGCTGAGCCTgcctgcccctgggcagggcaaacaccactgctgcttcctcctcctcctcctctgagcaGCCCAGGGCCCGCAGACCTTTCTCCTCTGGTCAGAGTGCAGCCTGGAAGCCAGCAGAGAGGGAGGATGAAAGCAGAGGGAGGATGAAAGCTTTTACACCGATGGGGAATACCAATCTGGCCAAAGTGTGGGTGCGGAGGGCTCAGGCTGAGTGGGCCCCAGCCCCCCGCGTGGCAGGCAGGGTTGCTGGCATATTTAGCCTGTTTCCCTATGGAAACGCTGCTCATTCCCTCCCGCTAGCGTGTCTGTGCGTGGGAGAgtcccttcccccagcagcactTGAACCCATTGCCCAATCTCGCCACGTTTCCCGGAGGCGCAGGCATCGCCGGTATTTGCTCCCTCCGCAAAAAGAGGGAGGTGAGAAAGCTGCCACCGGCACTCCCACGGTCCCCGGGAGAGGCTGCCACCGGCGCCCAACCTTCTACTAGCCACTGGAGAAGCCCCAACAGGAAGTAAACCCCGGGAAAGTTCCCAATGATGCTTGTGCCTTGTCACCcagggggtgacaccggggggggggggggggggggcggccacCACCATGCCCTTGACGAAGGTCCCTGCCCTAAATCCAGATCCCCGGGACACCCCGGTCCCCGCCCGAGCCAGCGCCTGGGGGGTGCGTGGGGTGATGCGGGCAGGACGGAGGGGGCGGAGGGGTCCGGGGCACTCTGGGGGCGGATGCTGCGTGGGTCGGAGGGCAGAGAAAGGCCGGAGCGGGGGATGCGAGCTGGGGGCTGTTAACCCGTCCAGGAAAGAGCAAAACGGAGGAGCTGTCCCCAGAAAGCAGGCAGAGCGCGGGGCACTATTAGGGGCTGTCACCGGCGGGTGGCAGGCACTACCCGGGGGTCGGGGGCGGGGAGGGCAGTTaccggggaagggggggtggcAGGCAGTGCCCCCCGGTGCCGCGAGACTCACCAGCTCGAGGCGGAGCGCCCGGAGGCGGTCGGCGAGCGGCGAGCGGGCTCCGCGGGCCGGTGCCGCCGGTGCCGCCGGTGCCGCCGGTGCCGCCGGTGCGGGGACGGTCTCggcccgcagcccccgcagcagcccggcgggcgggcgccgtCCCACCTTGCTGGCCAGGTCCCGCAGGTCGGCGGGCagcgcctccccgccgccctccaTGCgggtggggggggcagcggcggcggggccgcgcggggcggcggccgcgctgtcaccccggcccgagccccggccccgccccgccccgccgggcccgcccccggcccccgcgcaCCACCGAGGTCCGCCGGGGCGCGcagagcggcgcgggggggcgggatcaggggcggggccggcgctggccaCGCCCCCGCGGCGTCTCTGCGGCGCCGGAAGCGGCGCGGCCCCGCTGGCGCTGAGGGTTCGCGGGGCGGCGGCACCGCCGAGccgggcccagcccagcccagcccggccccggcccgccccggcctcGCCCCGCCTCGGTCTCCCCGCGTGGACCGTGAGTAGCGCGGCTGGCACTCACTCTGCGGGCCGCACCGCCCGGGTCCCGGCCCGCTCGCCCGGGCTCTCCGCGGTCCCGAAGCACCTGGGCCCCCCCCAACCCGCTGCTGCTCCGGGAGGGCCGCCGCTCCTTGCCGCCTCCGTCCCCGGGCGTCTGGCGCTCCCTCCCTGTCCCCGGCCTCGCCCGGAGCGCCTGGGTCCCCTTCGCGCGACCCTTCCCCGCAGCccagccctccccctcccccagcccccgaGTGCCGGGATCCCTCAGCGACACCCGCCCTCCGGCATCGCCGGGGTCCCGTTGCCCTTcacctgagggctctgggttccCCagtcctcctttctctccccctgGGTGGTTGCCGTGGGCTCCCCACCCCGTGACTGGTGCTTCCCCCCCTGCCTGGCCCCGCTGGCGGTGGGGCTGTGCTCCAGCCAGGCCCCTGGCTCTGCCAGGCCCAGCAGGGGTGGGGGGATCCCCGGCAGAACTGTGGCCCAGCTCTAGTCCCCATGTCTAGGCCGGCTGCATCCCCGCTGGTGGGGATGGTGCTGCTTCGCAGTCCCGCTGCTGTAAGGGGCCCCACGGGCAGGTATGGCCGGTGATGGCACCTCCATAATGCCTGCCAGTACGGGGCCTATCGCCAGCTTGTGCCTCTTGACCACTTTTGTTTCCAGCGGTGGGAGTGGGCCCACTGCACTGCAGTGGCCTCGCTAAGGGGCTGGCTTGTGGCTAGCTCATGGCCCGTGGGTTCAAGGGCTTCCCAACACCCTCCAGCAAAGCCTGTCCCCCTGGCTCgctccctgcagggctgggggtgctggcaggcgGGGAGGCTCCATGGGGCTTTTGTTTTTGGTGCCATTCATGGCCACTGCTTGTGCCAGGCCCTGTCTTTGCTGAGGAGATGGTTTGAAGGCACTCGCCTCCCTCACCCAGCACCATCCCATCCTGGCAGGGAGCCCCGATGGACACGAGAGTGGAGCAGCACACATCCTGACCCCCACCCCACACGGCTGCCCCTGTGCCAGCCCCAATGACTATGGACGAGTGGAAACCCAACCCTGCCATCAAGCCCCACAAGAAGCGGAGCTGGTACCTTGCCTGGAAATACAAGCTGATGAACCAGCGTGCACTGCGGAAGCTGTGCCAGGTGAGTCACCGGCAGGCCTGTGGTGGATTAGGAACGATAATCTACAGGATTTACGAGTCTATGGAGCAGCTGCATGGATGGAAGTGGGTCTGCTGGCAGTCTGGGTGACTAACATGCAGGGGGAAGCATAATGTGTCCCCCAGAAAGCTACCTTTTGTGCCTTTGTGCTCATGCATGGAAGACTGCTGTGTCTAGCAGCTCCTTTCAGCTGCAAATGGACCTGTtgggtggctgtggcaggagaTACAATTATCCAGGTATCCTTGAGAGGCTTGCAGCTAGAAACCTGACTGATTCCTCTCCTCCTGGTTCTGGACCCATGTCCAGTGTGACAGGGCTCAGCCTGCGGTGGGAAGCCATCCTTGCCCTGTTTGGTTTGCAAACCAAGCCTTGTATAAGGCACAACAGGTGGACagagaaaataggtctgggtaaTGGGATCTTGTGCTCCAGAGGCAGCTGGCATCTGGGAAAGCTGCAGACCTGGTCGCTGAGCTGTAAAACAGCTAATGCTCAGCAGAGCCAGTGTCCTGGGTGGTGTCTGGGGGTCTAAAGACTGGAAGGGTTCAGCCCCATGGCAGTAAGCTGCAGAAAAGGGGCTGTTCCTGAGATGAGCAGAGCTCGTGAAATCTGGCAGCTGGTTgctgtgggagggagcaggggagggttTTGCATGTAAGGGCTCCCTGGGGAAGGAGACTGCTTGGTCCTGCATCCCCTGGGGTGCTCGGGGCATGGGGACAGGTGTCCTCATTCAGGCAGGTGTTGCTCATAGTGCTGGGGGCAATGGGCTAGAGCCTGCCTGCTGTCATTTCTGTCCTTCATGGCACTGTTGTGGCTtaaaacacagatgaaaattgAATATCTAAACCAGAGCTTCAGGTATGGGGTAGCCAGGTCTACAGCAGCTGGGCCTCTTATCAGCGGCTCTGACTGAGCCAGCCTTGCTAGACCCAGCTGCTGGTCTTGCTTAGTGCTGCTTTGTTCATTCTGGTCACCAGGGCTGCTCCCCCACATCTCCAGTACTGACCAGGGTGGAAGGTCTGGACAGGTTGGTAAGGTAGCCAGCTTCTCATCATGAGCTCAAGGCTCTGTTCATGCCTAATTAAAAGCTTTCTGTGCACAGGTCCTGAAAGGTGCTCACTCCTGAGTCAACAGCAAATCAACAAGCCAAAATGCCATAGTGACATTTATATCGTCACGTCTTATTGCTggttttctgtcttcctcttcctCAGTTACTTCTTGAACCTGTTTGGCTGCTTGGCTGAGATAGCAACAACACGTAGCTTGAGGCAGTAGCTGGCCATCTAGGACAGGGATCCTTTTAGTGCCTGTCACCAATGGCAGGCCTGTGTGTGATCTCAGCCCCATACCAGACCTCAGAGAATCAAGGGTCCTGGAGCTGAAAAAGGCACACATTTTTTAGGAAGAAAGCTGCTCTGGGGTTGAGGGGCAAGGGAGGAGTCTCAAAATCACCCAAGACCTGTCTCAACATCCCCTTGCAGGGGCAACCAGGCTATGAGCAGCCTCCACCaacctctcccctcctctcccttggTTGCTGTGACATATCCACGCTGAGTCTTGGGATGCTCTGGAGAGGTTAATAGGACTCTGAGCTTGCATGGCTGAAACTGGAAACCCTCTGGTACGTCCAAAGTGTGGCTGGACCAAGGGGCCAGAGCTTTTGGGTCATGGGACTAATCTGTCATAGCACTCAGATTTGGGCCTCGGTGGAGGCTCTGCTGTGAGCTGGATGGGCCCTCCTGGCATGGAGAGTGGTGGTGGAGCCCTGCAGCAGCGTTAGTTTTGGGGGTAACAGGTCCTCAGGGCTTTGTGTCTTGAATCCAATGGCAAAGCCTTCCCTCACTCTGTGACTATCCAGGGCAGCTTTTGGGCTCCCTGCTAGAGTCAGCCCTGGGACGGGGACTTTGTCCCTGTGCAGAGCCCCACGGCCGCCATGTGCTGCTGTCACCTTTCCCCCATGAAGAAGCACCTGGGCCCTGGGTTACAAAGGTCCCTGGGCAAAGTAAAGTCAAATTGCTTCAGCAGAGGTCTTGGCTTTCAATCTTGCATCCCAGGCCAGCATTGCAGCTCTGAGTCCATCCTCTTGGCCGTGGCCAGACATGCTCTTGCAGCTTACACCTGCAGGTAGATTATCCCAACAGGGGATCTTTATGGTCCAAGTCTTCCTGTGTGGCTCTGCCTCAGAAAAGGCCCCTTTAGTGCAGAGTAACTTCTGATTTGCGCTGGGTCCAAATGCCAAGAAAAAGACTGAAACTGAGGAAGAGAGAAGCAAGATGGATTTCAGTAAATTACAGATGCTTATAGAAGTGTTGTaatcttttctccttcctcttggTCTAGGAGCAACAAGGCCATGGGCAACGGTGACGCTTACATTGGGGGTTCCCATGGACCCCTCCATAGCCCCTGGACCTTCCCATAGCCCTCTGTGTCAGCATCCGCACAGATTGTTTCAAAGTTTGCTGCAGACAGTAAGGTTGAGGGCTGTTCTCTGTGGCCTGTGGCACAGTGCGGTTTCCTGCAGAAACTTCCTTTTGCCTTGCTTTAGTCATACAGCATCTCCTCTCCACCTGCATACCCTGAACATGTCCTCTGGTTGCACAGGGAGAAAGAAGAGCAGTGATACTGCAGGAGAGGCAGAAGTTAAGGTTGCTTTGGGAGCTGTAACTGAATTAGCAAACTCTTTGCAGAGACCCCCAACCTTGATGCAGTGTTTTAGCAGGAATCTGTTTGCCGATCTGGAAGAGGGGATAAGTTGGAAGTGGGTTAATTCACACGTATCAAGAAGTCAGTGCTTTCCAGCTGATGAAAGCATTTCACCATAAAACTCGGTcacctgtatttctttttatttgcctttcccCAGAAGGAAACAGGGGAAATGACAGATGCTTATGATCCCTTGCAAGATCTCCTGGGGTGCCCTGCAGCCTCTGCCAAGGGGGTGGGCTGATCTTGGGGTTGTTGTTACTTATAAGTTGCTAATGCAAAACATCCTGCATTGCAGACAGGTGCTGTCCTCTTCCTGCTTGTGACTGTGATTGTGAACATCAAGCTGATCTTGGACACCAGGAGAGCTGCttatgaggaggaagaggagtctGCACAGGACTATGGTGAGAGGCAGCATCTTGCTTTTCTTTGAAAGCCAGGAATCTGGAAGGAGAGAAGTAATTTCTTTAAGTCAGGGCAAACTTGTGAGCAGCTAGGGATGAAAGACGGGTCTGTGCATGTGGGTTTAacaaaaattaatagaaaaggcTGTTCCCATTCCTGGTCTGTTTACTTAAGGCTTCAGACACTTGGCTTCAGAGGTCTTTGTAGGGATAGCTGGGGCCAGACCTGTTGCCGTTTTGGATATCCCTTAGCTGCCATCCCTGTAGATTCTGACCCATGGCTTGTTGGGCTGGGATATCTGGTGGGCATGACCTTCTGGATGCTGGGCTAGCACCAAGCAGGGACAAGCCAGAGGTGCCTTTGCTGGTTGAGACTGGGCATTTCTCCCCTATAGATGATGAGATGCTGAATGTGGAGGTCCCTAGGCACCCTGTCAGCAACAAGAAGGTCTTGGATGTCGAGGTGTACTCCAGCCGGTCAAAGGTCTATGTGGCTGTGGATGGGACGACGGTAAGTGATGGGTGCTGGCTGTCCCCATGAGCAGAGGGTGGATGGAGCTGAATGGGTGAAGCCTCAAGCAGCGGGTGGTGAAAGTGCTTTGGTGGCTGGCAAGGAGGTCAGGAGTGATCCTGTTCCTGCCTGCAATACTCTGAAGGTTGTCCCATGTTGTTTTCTACTCTGGCATCCATCACTGCCATGAGCAAAGCCAAAATGTTACAGGAGAGAGAGACTTTCCTCTTGTTCAGGGGCTCTGCTGTGCTGACTAGGCAGGGAATAAGGTTTTGACATATGGTTCTCGTCACTTCTCCGCTTGCAGGTCCTGGAAGATGAGGCTCgggagcagggaagagggatCCACGTCATCATCTTAAATCAGGCTACGGTAAAGCATCCCTGTGTGTCTGCATTTGTATTTCTTACTGAGCAGTGCTTGTCCTTGGTCTTTAACTCTTGGGTGCATGAGGCAAAGAGAAGTCCCTGAGTGCTTGTTTGTCTGTAGTTTCTAGAACATGTCATGGTCACCCAGAAAGTCCCTGCAGTGTTTCTCTTGGGCTTTTCTGGCTGTCCtcggggagcaggcaggggaggagcTGTGAGGTTGGGTGATGATGGCCCATGGACCTCAGTGAGCTTGCCTGGGGACTAACTCCCTGGCATACCAGAAAAGTAACTCATTGCACTGCTCAGGGACAGAGGCTTCCAGGACAGATTTCCATAACTCTGCATGTCCTGGCCATGTAGCATTTAAGATGCACCTGACATTTGAATACCAACAGGGTCATGTGATGGCCAAGAGGGTCTTTGACACCTATTCTCCCCATGAAGATGAAGCCATGGTACTTTTCCTCAACATGGTTGCCCGAGGCCGGATCCTGATCTTCACCATTAAGGTATGTGACCATAGtgtcaaaagaaaaaatcatCTTGAGTCAGGACACCCTAAATCTCATCTGAGCACTTGCCTCCTGAATGTCATTGGGCATTCCCAGGACTAAATGTCACATCCCCGCTGGGCTGTGCCTCCCTGGCTGGATCACCTCCCATGTCCTCTCACCCCAGCTTGTTACTACAGGTACTGCTGGGTGCCCAGCGAGGCAGGAGAACAAAAAGCAGATGTGTCAGAGCCTGCAGCAATAAACAAGAGGTTAGGTGGAGAATGGACATGAGGAAATACAAGGATGTGGCAGGACCTTTCTGGGTCCCAGTTCCAGGCTTTACAGGGCACACTGTGGACTGTGCTGGCTTTGGGCTGCTGTGCGAACAGCACCGTGCTTCTTCAAGGCTTCAGGTTTAGCTGTGTGAAGTGTTGCTGAACACATGCCCCTGTTTGAGAACAGTTTGGGATCAAGGAAACAGGAGTCTGCGACTCTTCTGAGGACCTGCTCTGTGGGTCATGATGAAGCCACTGGCAGGTTTCATGGCACAGAGACCTTAGGAACCTGCTCTTGAAGGTTTCTGGTTCAAGGGTAGGAGTGGGCCCTGTACCTCTTTGGTGTTGATGGGAGACTCTCTTTGTCTGCATCAGGAGCCAGACCTCAACTGCAGGGTTGTGTTTTCTTCCAGGATGAAGGCTCCTTTCACCTCAAGGACACAGCCAAGAATGTCCTGAAAAGCCTGGGGAGCCAAGTTGCACCATTCCTGAGCTGGAGAGACATGTGGACATTtgtggggaagaagggaggtgagTCTTGCACAGGCTGGGAGAGGATCTATGGCTTCTTTTTTTGGGAGGAGCTAGGTGAAGACAAACCCAGTCCATCCCCAATGTGCTGTCTGAGCAGAGAGCAAGTTATAGATAGTGGCAGCTCCCTTCCTGGGTGTGAGGGAGGGAATGGAGGCAGAGCATGTCCCTTCAGCAGCTCACCAGAGGCCAGTGGGAAAACGTGCCAATCTGCACCTGAGCTACAGCCCCTGATTATGCCTTGACACAGTGGGGATGGGCCCTTCCACACAGTCCTGAccctgtgtccctgctccaggGGAAGTATATGGGGAGAAGCATGCCAAGTCACCTGCCCTCTCGACATGGGGTGATCCCGTGCTGCTGAAGACAGAAGTTCATCTGACGTCCATGGAAGGTAGGAAGTAAGATCTGCTCTGCAGTGCCAGGTATCTCTGCTCTTGGTGGTTTTGAGTCAAAGCCATGCATCTATTAGCAAGGTCCCAGCATGGATTTAAGGCTGTCTGAGATGGGGATGGTAACTTTTAAAATGGGGCCAGCTTCCCATCTTCCTGCTTCCATGGCAAGTCCAGGCATGATTGTTGAGaaggctgagggtggggaagtgGGGACATGGTCTGGCCATTTGTCACCTCTCCAAACCAGATCTGATCCAGTCTTTTCTGGCTATTGGCCTTGAACATGGCCCATTGCTGCTCAGAGAGGCTGTAAGGTGGGGATGTCTTCTGAATGGCTCCTGTGGTTACATCTGCATCCAGACGTGTTGCTTGTTTGTAGTAATAAGGACTGCCTCGGTGATTGCTGAGCCTAGGGAGAGCTGTGTGTGTGGCAGTGCAGCCTGGAGCACACAAGGTGAGGCCGTGGGGATGAGCAATCTGGTTTTTCTCCTTGGTCCCTCCAGATGCTGAGTGCCACTGGCCCGACACAGAGCTGAACCGCCGCCGGAAGAGGTTCTGCAGCAAAGTAGAAGGTTACGGCAGCGTCTGTAGCTGCAAAGACCCTACACCCATTGAGTTCAACCCTGATCCTGTGAGTGCAGGGGCAGAGTATTCAGGGAAGGCTccaggagggagggctgggctggaCAAGGTGTGTTTGCAGCTCAGATGCAGAGCCTTGTCCTTAAGTACCAGCTGAGTGGTGAAAACTGCCCCTGGGCAAGCTCTTAACCCCAGCAAAGGTAAGGTGAATACACATGGTCAGGTCATGCTGGGGAAGGGAGTTCCCTTGTCTTATGTCTGCCCTGAGCTGCCAGGTTATCATGGCTCTAGAGACATCAGCATACGCAGCAGAGCCTGTACATTTGGAGACAGAGCAGCTATCATGGCCTTTGGGCTGCCCTTGGCACACTGCTGAAGGGTTTAGACAAAGGTCTCTGAGTGGATGCAAATTGGGATTTGGGAGCTAGGTCAGAGGTGGGGCGAAGGAGAGAAGATGGCAGGGTTTccagctgtgctga comes from Athene noctua chromosome 5, bAthNoc1.hap1.1, whole genome shotgun sequence and encodes:
- the LURAP1 gene encoding leucine rich adaptor protein 1; amino-acid sequence: MEGGGEALPADLRDLASKVGRRPPAGLLRGLRAETVPAPAAPAAPAAPAAPARGARSPLADRLRALRLELAYLRAVDVKILQQLVVVNEGIEAVKWLLEERSTLTSRCSSLASSQYSLVESQAASRRGSWDSLQDPNDKLDSISVGSYLDTLADDMDEYSQNAAEIAAASTPGRALVKAEQDWVRIDTERGLAKQEKGKAEHEWPHVDLSPPGVPQDHRFAKEPQVANGYLGQQPSSQEPGRDTKFPSGSGERLGKGNPGGKARKAEPDFENCKLNSKLHLEYDAHWRWLQSQDDVTFL